A window of Rhipicephalus microplus isolate Deutch F79 chromosome 8, USDA_Rmic, whole genome shotgun sequence genomic DNA:
GAATCCCTAGTTGATGACGATAGCTGGTCAATAATGACCTCGTTCTGCTCGTGCTTAGACTCGAGCGGAGTGTCCCATGTGGACTTGGAGCACTTGATGACCAGAGGGTCAGGCACGATGCATTTTTTGCCAGACGAAGAGTTTTTGTGATCGCCGAACATTCCCACTTTTTGAAGAGCTTCTGCTGCTGTCGTTAGCGTCTCTATGTGGTCGATGCGCATAACTGTCGTCTTGGCAGCTGGGGCCGTGGTGGCATCCTCATCGACGTCTTTCTTGTCTTCCGGCTTCGGTGACGCTGCAGACTTCGGGACGGCCTCTATTGGTGTGGGAGCTCTCAGCGAAGCCTTCTCTGTTTGATGTTGCTGCCCTTTGGCTTCCTTCTGTTCCTCCTTACTCTCCTGGATGGTGTTTTGTAACCCGCTGTTCCCACCACGAGTTGCGAGGCTCAGCGTACCAGCGGTCCTTCTGTGACGACGGCTCCTGGAGCGCCGCCTGCCACCTCGGCGTTCCTCCTCTTCGGCACGCTGCTGTCGCTGCTGCTGCCTTTGCCGCTCTCTTTCCTGAATCAAGAGGGTTGGGAACACCGGCTCCAGGTTTGAAGAGCTCGCGCTTGATGGTAAGCGGCCACCGTGCATTCCAGGCATGAAGAGTGGGTCCTGCAACTGCgagtcgtcgtcgtcatcatcgtcccCAGTCTCAATTATGATGAACGTTGGCATCCTAGGAGGAAAAGGCCCGACGGGCCCACCGAACGGCATGCCCATTGGCCCACCAAGGTTGATGGGGCCTCCACCGAAAGGGAAAGGCCCGAAAGGTCCTCCACCCATGCCGAATATACCGAAAGAGCTGAGTGGATCTGGTTGGTCGTACAGGCTCAGAGGTGGGTGGCTGTGCTGGTACAGCGGCGTCCTCTGCCTCGGAGGCATCTGCACGTTCGCAGTGCGGAATGGTTGCCGGAGACCGGCGAACCCCGGTGGAGGAGCCTGTTGCTCATTGGGTACGGCACCGGTAGCGTTCGGCTGTGCCTCGCCAAACGCGTCCGGCAGCGGAGGTGCCGAGGTGTCCGTCAGGCTCATGACGATTGGGTTGATCGGGGTGCTGCGAGGATAGTCGACGTCGGCAAGCTCGGCTGGTGGTGCTTGATAGCGCATCTGGCGGCCCGTCTCCAGGTTGACGGGTATGCCCGTTACGCCCGGGAAGTCCCTCACCGCTTGAGGCCTCGGCTCCAAGCCATTGGGTGCCAGGCCAGCGGCGGGGTAAGGAGTGGGTGGCATGGCGTTCGCGTTCCTAAATGTGCCATCGGGTTGCTGAACGACGCAAGTCGGCTGAAACGTCAAATGATGAAAAGTGACCGTGTTGGCCAGGCTGGCAGATGGAAATGGTGCGAAATATGGTCAAGAAAGAACCTCGACCGCTAATACACAAACACAAATTTAAAAAGTTCGAGAGTTTCAAATAATTTGAAGAGTTTCAGCAAACACTGGTTTCACGAGCGCAAagtaaaaattattttgaaaaaaagGGCGTGTTAAACACAGACTTTTCTCGTCCTGACAGCTCTTCTTGACTTCTCTCTTGTATAAGTGTTCGCATTTTTCAACATAAATTCTGACCATATAGCTCGACTTTATGTTCATAATAATAACTTTCAAGACAGCTGGCCAACGATGAAGAGCACTTATAACAGAAAAGGTTCGTTGACCAAGCACACGTGGTGATGCAGGTGGTGATAGATCGCACTCTCGGACACTCGTCTGAGTGGAGCTGTTTTCTGCCTCAGAGAGTCTTCAGCCCTCCGGTTGCATTCTAGCAGAATATATTATTATTCTGACCTATAATATGTGTCACACAGGCTGATATTTGCACGTACGGCACACGAATGTCAGTCTCCCTATATAATGCTGCATCCCTGTATAGGCTGCATCCCCCAACTTTCTCTCGAAAGATCTGAACAAACTGCACAAGATACCATCTGCTTTCTTATAGTGAATGTTCTttgatgaaaaaaacaaaaaatataaaaatgttgGCGTGAATAGTGAAAACAAGCAATGATGAAGCTGATTTTGTTTTGCGGGCAGGCTGCATGCTGCATTGGGATATTTggcaaaaatgaaaatgaaaatagTCAGGGCCATTTAAGGTAGCGCCCTGTGCTGTCGTTTTTCTTGCTGTTGGCCCTTCTCGTTAAAATGATCCTATGGACAAATTCGTAAGTAAATGATCCTATAGACATATTCGTAAGGAAAGATTCATAAGTAGAATGAACATCTTCTAGATGTCCCAAAAAAAGTATTGTCTTAATAACACTATGGATTACTACACGCCAAAAATTATTGACTACTTTTACGCTACATTATTTCAGATTGCTGTTCAAAGAACTTCGCCCAGTAAAATCAAAATAGCAGCTCTTGACCTGACAAGTAGAAAAATAATTTAATACGAGTTATTGCTCACGCATAGCTATGGTGTAATATAGTCATCTCTAACATATTGTTTGATATAATGTTCGCTTGCAGTCAGCAAAATGTTCTAAACATGCTACATTCTTGTCGTCGTTTTGTCCTCCTGACTGCGTCACCTAATTACATCTACAAAGCCCTATGCTTTAATCCGCGGGCTCTCGTCTCTACTTTGGCTCTCATTGTAGACGTTCTGATTTTGTCACACGCGAGGGTCACTTACTGGTTGTGCTGACTCCGGTGAGGACGATGACCGCCTGGCATGCAGCAGTACCCCTATCGCACATACATTCAACGCCACGACGATGACACCAATGACCACTGTCGAGCCCCAGTCGTGCCAGAATCCTCGCCCGAAGTCTGCGAGCACAGCACAAAGTAGACGCTGTAGACTGGCTAAACGTATCCCATACTTTGGAATAATCGAGTGACTCAAATCACAGCAAAGGAAGAAACTTTGTGTACATCTTGTCGACATCGTTTCTTCCTCTTCTGCGTTTTTTGTCGTTCAACGCTATCAGAATGATGCCTGAAGTAGCACAGCAGTCAATGCTTTTGAAGCTCATCCTTTCCTAGAGCAGTGATTTTCGCTACCTTGTAGCGAAATATTTCCTAATGTACGTGTTTTTACTGCTTTATTTTGTGACTTAATCAGCAAGGACTTCGACTCCTTACATACTGCATCATCAATTTTTCAGGCCATAAATGACCATTGCCTGTTTGTTCAAAAAATGGCGTCACAACCAAGGTGAGCTGAATAGAAGATATCACTCGCCTATTTTCAATTTCCAATCATTTCTCGTATGACTGGGCTATAGAAATACCGGATGTTGTTTTTCATAGTTTTCATTTTTATGCTGCCTAGTTCTCCGTGCATCACAGAGTTTTCTACAGTATTACAAGACAGAACCATGGCGCTGTCATGACTCAGCCACTGTGGTATTGATGGGTGGCACATTGATTTGCTTACTACTCATAATACCCACTGGAAATGCActcgtggctttgtttattgttgttttgACTTTTGTTTGGGATACCAGAATATACTGTTGAGGTGTTCCAGATTTGACTTAAACTGGTGGGTCCAGAGAGGTCTATTTAGTGAAACGGCGCCATGAAGCATTCACTAAGCATTCATCCCGGCTGAAGCattcatcccggctgcggcggctgcatttccgatggaggcggaaatgttgtaggcccgtgtactcagatttgggtgcaagttaaagaaccccaggtggtctaaatttccggagccctccactacggcgtctctcataatcatatggtgattttgggatgttaaagcctacaaatcaatcaatcaatcaatcactgaacTTGCTGAACCTCGTCTGAAGACAAAGCGTCTGCAGACCACATCGAGCCAAACAGAGCCAAAAATATGGAGCTCAGGCGAATTCATGTACTACTCATTATTTTCATGCTAATGAAAGCACTATGCGTTTAATCTTTATTAGACACCTCCCaatttccctctagtgtatatcatGAAACTCAATGCTACGCTTTACTCATCTCTTACCGCATTTTTCGTCGCTGTTATCACCGCAGTTGTTGTGGCCGTCGCACGCGAAGTTGTCGGCGACGCAGCGCTGGTTGGCGCATTTGAATTGGCTGAAAGTGCAGAACGCAGTTCCAgctgcaaaaaaaatgaaaatgagcaTCAGGTTTTGTATACTGCTGTTCTGATGTGAATCAATAGATTGATTTCCAAACCACACGCAGAGTAGACTCAAATAAGCAACTGTCATTAAGCGATGCAAGCTTTAGGCACCCAAATAAAATGTTTTCAAGAGGTATCAGAAATACTCGTTAAGAACAATGAAGTGATCAGAACGCGTGCCAGCTGGTATTCATCATTGGAGGCCAGAGTCAGCACCACGCCAAGTGCACGTAGCTTTAAAAAGTCAGTTTACCGCAAGGGCTTatcaatgaatgcaatagcaacaacttcGAATGTATAGCTGAGAACGGCAAGCGCGTCTAAACGCGCAGCACGCTGCTCATTCACAactgacgcacgaaaacaacacacactgGACTAGAGTGAGCTAACAACGAAGCATCCGCTATCGGCTGATTTGAGGATAGTGCGAACGATCATTTCTGGGGCCTGCCGCGGGAGTCTGcaacttgtccatgcgtgcgcatGCAATCGCACTAAAAAGTAGCGAATTCGAAAAAAGAAGTGCTCACGGTCATGCAGCATGCGTGACGTGTTTTTGTTCCTCCATTTCATCCCCTCCTGCTTGGTTTCCAGTGATTTCATCGGAATATAAAAAAAGGGTGCAATTGCGGCGTGTGGCATGTCTTTAGCTCTGATTGTACTAGACGAATTCTAAAAAAATTCGGGGCAGGGAAATTCTGAGGCAACAAGCTCCCTCAGTGACTGCATTCCATACCTACCCTGAAAATCATAGTAGGGCCCTTGTAAGTCATGATTGTATCACGTCGTTATAAACAGGAGTGTCATGATTAGCACTGAGTAGTGGTTTGCTTGTTCGTATTATAAGGCCATATTGCTTCTTAAAGCAATTAACTTCAAAGCAAGAGAGAAGCACACGTGGTGCCCGCGATGAAAACGCGTACTGAAGAAGTGCTAGAAATGTGGTGTTCTAACACACGATGCAACCTGGGAACCTGTCAGTGACGTTAGAACGTAGGTGGCGGCAGGCTATCTTCTCGAGCCCAATAAGTTTGCACGCACGTAATTAACGGCCCTGTTGTTATTCTGGGCAACGTGCGGCCTGTATTTCTTGCCCTGTTTTCGCGGGCTGTTCCCTGGTATGAAGTTGAACTTTTTGTCTTCGTGGGACCTTATACATTATTGTTTCACTTCTAGAGAACTGCGCGATTGGCACAAGGTTGCACAAACGTTCAcacaagtgtatatatatatattcaaaaagaaaacattaaTGCAGACAACCAATTGTGCAAATGTGAAAAACAAGCTTGAAACATTGTAATACTAAGCACTAACAAGTTGAAAAAGTTTTTTGGATACAGCCATTTTTTCGAGAAATTATATTGTTTGCTTCGAGGCTTTCAAAAGCACAAGACAAATTGTCGTGTCACTGGCTATTCAAGACTATTTAAATCTTTATTCATGATTCCACATTTTATGAAGCTTTCATTCTATATTACTATCTGTCTTGTAAGCGCACATAAGTTACAAGCAGGGACCCGTGGGCCATTTTTCATGAACAACTTCAAATAGCATAGCGCATTTTTGAGCTGATTAAGCAATTGCATGTtcacgttcacagggtctttctgGTTAATGGCATATGCTTTGATTTTCCCTCTTCAGGCGTCGCTGTAACCTTAAGAATTCAGCGTCTAGCAAAATACAGTGACCGAACAACGCAACGTGTATGGTGAGGTTACTCCGCCTTTCACAATTCAGCGTTCAAGAAACTCTCTTAGGCAGGTTGTTTAGACAGTTATAACGGGAGAAACAACATGACAACTTGACAGTGAAATGTCACAAACAGCAGCTCGCTTTAAAGCCGCTCCTCAGTCTAAATAAAACTAAGGCTGAAGTCTTCTGCTGTTTCTGCCTAGAGGTCTCGGCAAGAGAAACATACGGCTTTACCAGACGCTGCTCAAATTTAAACATTAAAAAAGcgctaaattgaaaaaaaaataccaggaTCCCCTATGCATTCGCCTGAAACGACTCGAGGGCaaaaaccatgttttttttttctgaggtggTGGCAGCCACGCTTTTGTGAaaaattctatttttttttcataaagatGCCTCTCTCGATACTAGGTGTTCTAGAAAAGTAATGGGTCTGCGTTCGTTGTACTCGCCAAAGTTTTTTTAGTTTTCCAAACAACAATCTTATACCCTTCTAAGTAGTTCCTTTAGGCATGTGGAGTTATTGTTGCTGCTCTTTGTAGGGGCGCTTGAAATCATCAATGCTATGACTTTCAACTAGTCGGTCACAGTTTTATGGATGATCTCCGGAGTTCTAAACAGGACATGTTTCAATTTTggaaaaaggaaagaggaatcAACTTAGTTGAATAGGGGTTTTGGAAACACTGTATACCGTTTTGATGTCGAAAATTTACCAATAAAAAGAGCTATATCACACGGTGCATTGTCATGATGAAGCATCCTTTTGTCTGCAATGTCTCCCGAAGCGGGGTTTGCCTTTTAAGTTTTTAGGCCTTCCAAAATTGTCTTGAGCCAGCGGAAAACGTGTTATCTTGTTAAACGCTATTCCGTATATGGTTGTATCATCTTTTGAAAATTCTTACTCAAAGTTTCACAATTCTAACAAAAAATGTATGGCACAATGCTGCTTTAATTTCCGATTCTCCGTTTTTGTCACACAAAATAAATACTCAAGTTCACTTATGGCGTGGTCAAAGCTGTGTTAGCCGTACGGAATAGTAACTCCGACTGaggaagtttaaaaaaaaaaaaacttgtccagCTCAGCCCTTTAGACACAACATCGCCCGATCGTGCGCAGTGTTGTCcgtctcaattttttttctaacgcGCCTCGTATATTCATCTTACCCCGCCTCCCTTAAAAAGGTTTATGCATGTAACATTGTTTTCCGCTGTTTCCAAGATTGAACGCATTCAGGTTCCTCTCCCGGTTTCACTTTGACTGCTTCCGTAACAGCCCGACTTTGGGCCAAATGACAATTTCATGCAATAACGCCATCACCTGACTTCACGTTGTGATGTCATGATGACGTGATCGTGGTGAACGTTCAGCCACAAGTTGCAGTGAAATGTGACATCATGATGGCGTCGTCACGTGATTACCTTTGTGTC
This region includes:
- the LOC142768399 gene encoding uncharacterized protein LOC142768399; amino-acid sequence: MPPTPYPAAGLAPNGLEPRPQAVRDFPGVTGIPVNLETGRQMRYQAPPAELADVDYPRSTPINPIVMSLTDTSAPPLPDAFGEAQPNATGAVPNEQQAPPPGFAGLRQPFRTANVQMPPRQRTPLYQHSHPPLSLYDQPDPLSSFGIFGMGGGPFGPFPFGGGPINLGGPMGMPFGGPVGPFPPRMPTFIIIETGDDDDDDDSQLQDPLFMPGMHGGRLPSSASSSNLEPVFPTLLIQERERQRQQQRQQRAEEEERRGGRRRSRSRRHRRTAGTLSLATRGGNSGLQNTIQESKEEQKEAKGQQHQTEKASLRAPTPIEAVPKSAASPKPEDKKDVDEDATTAPAAKTTVMRIDHIETLTTAAEALQKVGMFGDHKNSSSGKKCIVPDPLVIKCSKSTWDTPLESKHEQNEVIIDQLSSSTRDSASASSNLSTTHSETMSSVTTTTTDSPDLCLGGTLHVQASGGDSDASYLRPTVSLQSITELENAKKTDMDL